The following coding sequences are from one Halobacteria archaeon AArc-dxtr1 window:
- a CDS encoding glycosyltransferase, translating to MCGPLVSVIIPAYNRHELVQRAIDSVSAQTYDNVELVLVDDGSEPPLQTQVSFPNELDTVETVRHATNQGGNAARISGIEASSGEYVAFLDSDDEWRPKKLELQIEQLQRTGATFSSTGVQQVDGDGRINAIREAPDAEQIKSGLLRKNLIGTFSSVVVAQELLSSVGLPDPELPAWQDWEWYLRVSEEADFTTLQKPLVVRHNEGGQISSSFEPKRNVSFPVVREQITNRAASTMETRAGLAGLRFQLGYSALVNGYYAQARRSFMRAIVYNPFVRKYYVYLLCSGPQYEYARSLKRALFRLIN from the coding sequence ATGTGCGGTCCACTCGTCTCAGTCATTATTCCAGCATACAATCGTCATGAGCTCGTGCAGAGAGCTATTGATTCAGTCTCCGCTCAAACTTACGATAATGTCGAGCTAGTGTTGGTCGACGACGGGTCAGAACCGCCACTACAGACGCAGGTTTCGTTTCCAAACGAGTTAGATACGGTGGAGACTGTACGCCACGCTACAAACCAAGGCGGAAATGCAGCCCGGATTTCGGGGATCGAAGCTTCGTCCGGTGAGTATGTTGCATTTCTTGATTCCGATGACGAGTGGCGTCCGAAGAAGCTCGAACTGCAAATAGAACAGTTGCAACGGACGGGAGCAACGTTTTCCTCCACGGGTGTCCAGCAAGTCGACGGCGATGGTCGTATAAACGCAATCAGAGAGGCGCCAGATGCTGAGCAGATTAAGTCGGGATTGCTCCGAAAAAATCTGATTGGAACCTTCTCTTCAGTCGTCGTTGCACAAGAACTACTCTCTTCGGTTGGGTTGCCAGATCCCGAATTACCTGCGTGGCAAGACTGGGAATGGTATCTCCGGGTCTCTGAAGAAGCCGATTTTACGACGCTTCAGAAGCCACTGGTGGTTCGTCACAACGAAGGTGGACAGATTAGTTCTTCGTTCGAACCAAAGCGGAACGTCTCGTTCCCTGTAGTTCGTGAGCAGATTACCAACCGAGCAGCATCGACGATGGAGACGCGAGCGGGCTTAGCAGGCCTTCGTTTCCAACTCGGCTATTCGGCGCTGGTTAACGGATACTACGCACAAGCGAGGAGGTCGTTTATGCGAGCTATTGTGTACAATCCATTTGTTCGGAAATATTATGTCTATCTTCTCTGTTCTGGCCCACAGTACGAATATGCTAGATCACTAAAACGGGCTCTTTTCCGGCTAATTAACTAG
- a CDS encoding NAD-dependent epimerase/dehydratase family protein: MELTGRRFLVTGGQGFIGSRLTEVLLEHGNSVVVADDLSNSTSAQLPDEAVFQKIDLTDSKAVEALFDDEFDGVFHFAARKDPNDDAPREQFAENTTMTHLLLEQCRQSGVENFVYASSSTVYGEAPRPTPEDYAPLEPISVYGASKLGDEGLVSTYAHSHGLTTWAFRFANVVGPGLRGAVIPDFIEKLRDDPVTLTILGDGRQEKSYLHRSDCVDAMCYAVEHADEAAPNRAHHTFNLGTRTTTSVDRIAKIVADVLGLDPEYEYTGGDRGWTGDVPKMRLSVEKLAALGWEPKLESDEAVRVAAGELAEEI, encoded by the coding sequence ATGGAGCTAACTGGACGCCGCTTCCTTGTTACCGGTGGGCAAGGTTTCATCGGGTCTCGTCTCACAGAAGTGTTGCTCGAGCACGGAAATTCAGTTGTTGTTGCTGACGATCTCTCGAATAGTACCTCAGCGCAGCTCCCGGACGAAGCGGTGTTTCAAAAGATAGATCTCACCGACTCCAAGGCCGTGGAAGCGCTCTTCGACGACGAGTTCGACGGCGTGTTTCACTTCGCGGCACGAAAGGATCCGAACGACGACGCCCCACGCGAGCAGTTCGCCGAAAACACGACGATGACGCACCTGCTGCTCGAACAGTGTCGTCAGTCGGGCGTCGAGAACTTCGTGTACGCATCTTCGTCGACAGTCTACGGCGAGGCACCGAGACCGACACCGGAAGATTACGCGCCACTGGAGCCGATCAGCGTCTACGGGGCCAGCAAACTTGGAGACGAGGGGTTGGTGTCGACGTACGCCCACTCGCACGGACTGACGACGTGGGCGTTTCGGTTTGCGAACGTCGTTGGGCCAGGTCTTCGAGGCGCGGTGATCCCTGACTTCATTGAGAAATTACGCGACGATCCGGTGACACTGACGATCCTCGGAGACGGTCGCCAGGAGAAGTCCTATCTTCACCGCAGCGATTGCGTTGACGCGATGTGCTACGCGGTCGAGCACGCAGATGAAGCAGCTCCGAATCGGGCACACCACACGTTCAATCTCGGGACGCGAACGACGACCTCCGTAGATCGAATCGCCAAGATCGTCGCGGACGTTCTCGGACTGGATCCCGAGTATGAGTACACCGGTGGTGATCGCGGTTGGACCGGTGACGTTCCGAAGATGCGTCTTTCAGTGGAAAAATTGGCGGCATTGGGGTGGGAACCGAAGTTAGAGAGTGATGAAGCTGTAAGGGTTGCAGCTGGAGAACTCGCTGAGGAGATCTGA
- a CDS encoding ABC transporter ATP-binding protein/permease, whose protein sequence is MSTTDSGSTSRSEKIEAIREVARYNPKLTALVIVLSLIAAALEGVGLSFILPIIEIVQLDDPTAEADGLLGAFVTVYSALGVPFSLGYVVIGVAAVMTIRYTTSFIVAWFSYALRYDYIRDKQSQAYESALDARISYFDDEGSDEILNTIITETKYGGKAIQNLIRFVEKLFLSLVYLLIALVISPVLTLVAILILGFLTVFLRYVVEPGYELGEQVAEGNERRHEAAQAGTQGIRDVRIFGLASEFRQNFTDAIDQFTNSKVSLKRNEAAIDNFYQLGVAVSVFVLIYLALTFADLTVGALGVFLFAMYQLGPKVSQLNSYYYKLENTLPHLVRTERFIAELESRKEINDPTREVPETIDRVECEEIRFSYNGDEDVIRGLDFEVEKGEFVAFVGQSGAGKSTLVSLFLRMYELDGGEIRADGVPISEMDVDEWRERVAVVRQNPFIFNDTLEYNLTIGNRDATRTEIDRAVEIAKVDEFLDDMPKGYDTVLGDEGVRLSGGQKQRVSLARALLEEAELLVLDEATSDLDSNLEQEVQAAIEAMERDYAMIAIAHRLSTVENADRIYTMEDGEVVEVGTHSELIESGGQYSTLYGIQS, encoded by the coding sequence ATGTCTACTACTGATTCAGGATCTACCTCGCGAAGCGAGAAAATCGAGGCCATACGCGAGGTCGCCCGATACAATCCAAAGCTCACCGCACTCGTCATCGTTCTCAGTCTGATCGCCGCCGCTCTCGAGGGCGTTGGACTGAGTTTTATTCTACCGATTATCGAGATCGTCCAGCTCGATGATCCAACAGCGGAAGCAGACGGTCTACTAGGTGCGTTTGTCACTGTATATTCGGCGCTTGGCGTCCCGTTCTCGCTCGGATACGTCGTCATTGGTGTCGCGGCCGTAATGACGATACGGTATACCACGAGTTTCATCGTCGCGTGGTTCAGTTACGCGCTTCGGTACGACTACATTCGGGACAAGCAATCCCAGGCATACGAGAGCGCGCTGGATGCACGAATCTCGTACTTCGACGACGAGGGCTCTGACGAGATCCTAAACACGATTATCACGGAGACGAAGTATGGGGGAAAAGCGATTCAGAACCTCATCCGGTTCGTCGAGAAATTGTTCCTCTCGCTCGTCTACTTGCTGATTGCCCTGGTGATCTCTCCGGTTCTGACGCTCGTTGCAATTCTGATCCTTGGCTTTTTGACGGTGTTTCTCCGGTACGTCGTCGAACCAGGGTACGAACTCGGTGAACAGGTAGCTGAGGGGAATGAACGGCGTCACGAGGCGGCCCAAGCGGGAACGCAGGGCATTCGTGATGTTCGTATTTTTGGGCTCGCAAGCGAATTTCGTCAGAACTTCACTGACGCAATCGACCAGTTTACGAACTCGAAAGTCTCCCTCAAGCGAAACGAAGCGGCGATCGACAACTTCTACCAGCTCGGCGTTGCCGTCTCCGTCTTCGTGCTCATCTATCTAGCACTCACGTTCGCGGACCTCACCGTCGGTGCCCTCGGAGTCTTTCTCTTTGCGATGTACCAGCTCGGACCGAAAGTGAGCCAGCTGAATAGTTATTACTACAAACTCGAGAACACCCTCCCACACCTCGTCCGCACTGAACGATTCATTGCCGAACTCGAGTCCCGCAAAGAGATCAACGATCCCACTCGAGAGGTTCCAGAAACGATCGACCGCGTTGAGTGCGAAGAGATCCGGTTTTCGTATAATGGCGACGAAGACGTGATTCGTGGACTCGATTTCGAGGTCGAAAAAGGGGAGTTCGTCGCCTTCGTCGGCCAGTCGGGAGCCGGGAAATCGACGCTCGTCTCGCTGTTCTTGCGAATGTACGAACTCGACGGCGGCGAGATTCGAGCGGACGGCGTCCCCATCAGTGAGATGGATGTCGACGAGTGGCGGGAGCGAGTTGCGGTCGTTCGGCAAAACCCGTTCATTTTCAACGATACGCTCGAGTACAACCTGACGATCGGAAACCGCGACGCGACGCGAACCGAAATCGATCGGGCAGTCGAAATCGCGAAAGTGGACGAGTTCCTCGACGATATGCCAAAGGGGTACGACACGGTGCTCGGTGATGAGGGGGTTCGCCTGTCCGGCGGACAGAAACAGCGTGTCTCTCTTGCGCGGGCCTTGCTCGAAGAGGCCGAACTGTTGGTCTTGGACGAGGCAACCAGTGACTTGGATTCGAACCTCGAACAAGAGGTGCAGGCTGCAATCGAAGCGATGGAACGGGACTATGCAATGATCGCGATTGCACACAGGTTGTCGACGGTGGAGAACGCTGATCGAATCTACACGATGGAAGACGGCGAAGTCGTCGAGGTTGGGACCCATAGCGAGTTGATCGAGAGTGGTGGCCAATATTCGACGTTGTATGGGATTCAGTCGTAG
- a CDS encoding glycosyltransferase family 4 protein, which translates to MKILYYLHSFPKLSQSFVLNEIYELDQNGHDVAVCARNRPTSSITHDELDELELPLYYVDRPSVTDGIELLSTKCFHPAILKHAGYRAPIKHHAANLFHAKRCIEFIQQLGWGLDHVHTHFASKTRFPARYVASYFDVPFTITTHAYDLYREPIDPSAGKLLQSADRIITISEYNRRYIRNRFTADVPIDIVRAGIRPEKFSPAGNTAENRIVTVSRFVEKKGLQYALEGVALATERIPDIEYHIIGSGRLEDELRQQVTELGLEDTVSFLENVSDQRLLNEIDEANCFLLPCVIADSGDRDGIPVALMEAMAMETPPISTSVSGIPELITHEENGLLVEPRNPNLIADALVDLLQSEDQQAKYGANGRQTVSQDFNITHEATKLEAVFERLQKTS; encoded by the coding sequence ATGAAGATTCTATATTACCTCCACTCATTCCCAAAACTCTCCCAGAGCTTCGTCCTCAACGAGATTTATGAACTCGACCAAAACGGCCACGACGTAGCGGTCTGTGCGAGGAATCGACCCACGTCCAGCATCACACACGACGAACTGGACGAGCTTGAACTTCCACTCTACTACGTTGATCGGCCGTCCGTAACAGACGGGATAGAACTCCTCTCCACGAAGTGTTTCCATCCTGCAATCCTCAAACACGCCGGATATCGGGCACCAATAAAACACCATGCGGCGAACTTATTCCACGCAAAACGGTGCATCGAATTCATCCAGCAACTGGGTTGGGGTCTCGATCACGTCCACACTCACTTCGCGTCGAAGACGCGATTTCCCGCCCGGTACGTCGCCTCGTACTTCGACGTACCGTTTACAATCACGACACACGCATACGATCTCTACAGAGAACCGATCGATCCATCCGCAGGTAAACTTCTCCAAAGCGCTGATCGAATCATTACGATCTCCGAGTACAACCGACGCTACATCCGAAACCGGTTCACTGCGGACGTCCCAATCGACATCGTTCGAGCGGGTATTAGACCCGAGAAGTTCTCACCAGCCGGCAATACAGCAGAGAACCGGATCGTGACTGTGTCCCGGTTCGTCGAGAAGAAGGGGTTGCAGTACGCTTTGGAAGGGGTTGCGCTGGCCACGGAGCGAATTCCCGATATCGAGTATCACATTATCGGCTCCGGTCGTTTAGAAGACGAGTTACGACAGCAGGTCACTGAACTGGGACTCGAAGACACCGTCTCGTTCCTGGAGAACGTCAGTGACCAGCGTTTGCTCAACGAGATCGACGAGGCAAACTGCTTCCTGCTCCCATGCGTGATTGCTGATTCTGGCGATCGTGATGGAATTCCGGTCGCACTTATGGAGGCGATGGCGATGGAAACCCCGCCGATTTCGACGAGCGTATCTGGAATTCCTGAGTTAATTACTCACGAGGAGAATGGGCTCCTGGTCGAACCGCGGAATCCAAATTTGATCGCGGATGCGTTAGTTGACTTGCTTCAATCTGAGGACCAGCAAGCGAAGTACGGCGCAAACGGACGTCAGACTGTAAGTCAGGACTTCAATATCACACATGAAGCGACGAAACTGGAAGCAGTCTTCGAACGGCTTCAAAAGACTAGCTGA
- the asnB gene encoding asparagine synthase (glutamine-hydrolyzing) gives MNECVEHRGPDEEGYFREGPVGLAHRRLSIIGIESGQQPIYNEDESIVVIFNGEMYNYSELRESLVRDGHQFSTDTDTEVLVHLYEEEGEAFVDRLEGMFAFALWDRDDERLLLARDSMGIKPLFVGDDGEHVAFGSELPALLSSSIDPGSLDETAVSQYFALGYVPAPNTVFENVRSLRPGELLTLEDGEFETRRFTNTSVQSRNVSFDTATSELRKRMTEAVEKRLMSDVPLGAFLSGGIDSSIIVGLMSELSADPVQTFSVRFDKGLFDESSFARTVAEYHDTDHHEFTVSPETIRESIPEVLSKLGQPFGDPSLLPTYVVSNRASNEVTVTLSGDGADELFAGYNRYVGEYYSSYYRKLPRSLRTSLIKPAIESLPATRSNEFGELIRKGQRFVATNADETAKRHFQLVRRSDDSVSDVYTGHDPEKSGVSAFREAHEDAHATLPEERRDSLSQILAVDTRFGLPNQMLQKVDTASMLNSLEVRVPFLDQSMVDYALGLPVEYKITRQSRKRVLKAAFNDLLPDPILNREKQGFDMPIGEWFKSDLADEFETSIAGLETELLDSQQILDVYEEHDTGSRDYEQFLWNAFVFAKWEQKMRSDGVFERN, from the coding sequence ATGAACGAGTGCGTTGAGCACCGAGGTCCCGACGAAGAAGGGTACTTTCGGGAGGGACCGGTCGGCCTCGCACATCGCCGACTCAGCATTATCGGAATCGAGTCGGGCCAACAGCCGATCTACAACGAAGACGAGTCCATCGTCGTCATCTTTAACGGCGAGATGTACAACTACTCCGAACTTCGAGAATCCCTCGTCCGCGACGGACATCAATTCAGCACTGATACGGACACCGAAGTCCTCGTTCATCTGTACGAGGAAGAGGGAGAAGCGTTCGTCGACCGACTCGAGGGAATGTTCGCTTTCGCCCTCTGGGACCGCGACGATGAACGCTTGTTGCTCGCGCGTGATTCGATGGGAATCAAACCGCTGTTCGTCGGTGATGACGGTGAACACGTTGCGTTTGGATCGGAGCTCCCGGCGCTCCTCTCGTCGTCGATCGATCCGGGTTCACTCGACGAAACCGCCGTATCGCAGTATTTTGCGCTGGGGTACGTTCCGGCACCGAACACGGTGTTCGAGAACGTTCGAAGTCTCCGCCCTGGTGAGTTGCTCACGCTCGAGGACGGAGAGTTCGAGACGCGACGATTCACGAACACGTCGGTGCAGTCGCGGAACGTGTCGTTCGACACCGCAACGTCAGAACTCCGGAAGCGGATGACTGAAGCCGTCGAAAAGCGATTGATGAGTGATGTCCCATTAGGGGCGTTCCTGAGCGGAGGCATCGATTCGTCGATAATCGTGGGGCTAATGTCGGAACTCTCAGCTGATCCCGTTCAGACGTTCTCGGTTCGGTTCGATAAGGGCCTCTTCGATGAGTCCTCGTTCGCCCGTACGGTAGCAGAGTACCACGACACCGACCACCACGAATTCACGGTCTCACCGGAAACGATTCGCGAGTCAATCCCCGAGGTCCTGTCCAAACTGGGGCAACCGTTCGGGGATCCCTCCCTGCTCCCGACCTACGTCGTGTCCAACCGAGCGAGCAACGAAGTGACTGTCACTCTCTCCGGCGATGGTGCCGACGAACTCTTCGCCGGATACAACCGATACGTCGGCGAGTACTATTCGTCGTACTATCGCAAGCTCCCTCGATCACTCCGGACATCTTTGATCAAACCAGCGATCGAATCGCTCCCTGCGACCCGGTCGAACGAATTCGGCGAACTGATCCGGAAGGGACAGCGATTCGTCGCGACGAACGCCGACGAAACCGCCAAACGTCACTTCCAACTGGTTCGGCGCTCAGATGATAGTGTCAGTGACGTATACACCGGACATGATCCCGAAAAAAGCGGTGTGTCAGCATTTCGTGAGGCACACGAAGACGCTCATGCCACCCTTCCGGAAGAACGGCGCGACTCGCTTAGTCAGATCCTCGCCGTTGATACCCGTTTTGGCCTCCCAAACCAGATGTTACAGAAGGTCGACACGGCGAGCATGTTGAATTCACTGGAAGTGAGGGTCCCATTCCTCGATCAATCCATGGTCGACTACGCACTCGGACTGCCCGTCGAATACAAAATCACCCGCCAATCGAGGAAACGGGTGCTGAAAGCGGCATTTAACGATTTACTGCCGGATCCGATTCTCAACAGGGAAAAGCAAGGATTCGACATGCCTATCGGTGAATGGTTTAAGAGTGATCTCGCGGACGAGTTCGAAACATCGATTGCTGGGCTTGAAACCGAGTTACTCGACTCACAACAGATTCTTGACGTCTACGAGGAGCATGATACAGGTTCACGAGATTACGAACAATTTCTATGGAACGCGTTCGTGTTCGCCAAATGGGAACAGAAAATGCGTTCTGATGGGGTTTTTGAGCGTAATTAG
- a CDS encoding putative nucleotide-diphospho-sugar transferase: MNLTEYPSVMSHGVVYVASGEPFIEAATRSAESVRTHNPELPVALISDEEVDRSAFDQVVKLDRPIQDKGDSILTPEEILFDETLFLDADTYVCRDITDVFEVLDRAEIAMAHNEARAWYHQEFYESKGINVPEAFPEYNSGVIAFRDTKRVRSLFESWQKYYETFGYERNQPALRVALFESDVNLATLPPEYNFMTHTIGFASGDVKILHQGSSDEDLAQWAELLNDVKGKKVTTWERNPCRVVPNTYKSRRYRLGQCDKEKIASLVESAKRKRQKDGTGALLQAACNSVQRFFRGQG; encoded by the coding sequence ATGAACCTGACTGAATATCCTTCAGTTATGTCGCACGGGGTCGTGTATGTTGCTTCCGGGGAGCCATTTATTGAGGCCGCCACCCGATCGGCTGAGAGTGTTAGGACCCATAATCCCGAGCTTCCCGTCGCTCTTATTTCTGACGAGGAGGTCGATAGATCTGCCTTCGATCAGGTGGTGAAACTAGACCGACCCATACAGGACAAGGGCGACTCGATCCTCACGCCGGAGGAAATATTGTTCGACGAAACTCTTTTTCTCGATGCAGACACCTACGTGTGTCGAGATATTACGGACGTTTTTGAGGTGCTTGACCGTGCCGAGATCGCAATGGCTCACAATGAAGCGCGAGCCTGGTACCATCAGGAGTTCTATGAATCAAAGGGTATCAACGTTCCCGAAGCGTTCCCTGAGTACAACAGCGGGGTCATTGCCTTCAGAGATACCAAACGTGTCCGATCACTGTTCGAATCTTGGCAAAAATACTACGAGACGTTCGGATACGAACGTAACCAGCCGGCACTCCGCGTTGCATTGTTCGAATCGGACGTCAACCTCGCAACGCTTCCCCCGGAGTACAATTTCATGACTCACACTATCGGATTCGCATCAGGAGACGTCAAGATCCTCCACCAAGGAAGTTCGGATGAGGATTTGGCACAGTGGGCAGAGCTTCTGAATGATGTGAAGGGAAAGAAGGTCACTACATGGGAGCGGAATCCATGCCGCGTCGTACCAAACACCTATAAGAGTCGACGGTACCGGCTGGGACAGTGCGATAAAGAGAAGATTGCCTCGCTCGTGGAGTCTGCAAAACGGAAACGACAAAAGGACGGGACAGGCGCACTTCTCCAGGCAGCCTGCAATAGCGTCCAACGATTCTTCCGCGGACAAGGATAG
- a CDS encoding glycosyltransferase family 4 protein, whose product MGGAEVGMCRLLNGLEADKYNVTVIALNGHSEDLTDRIPSWVTVYDLQITDNPSISAIRKLWSTARSADVIVGSLYHSVMIARLSGLLNQKSTIATWQHIEEFKTDNRRKIIGLTNRLSDTVIADSEPVAEMYRSEFEVDEEFVKTVPIAGVRLDNYTPRQHQSRETVVVGSVGRLVPQKNYEALVKIAEELSTEDIVFRIAGDGPKRTEFETMIEDRNLENIEFVGEVTDVPEFLSEVDIYVQPSRWEGLCMTVIEAMAAGLPVVGSTVGGIERNVEEGASGFLYEPHDTTGFRSGIETLAADPDLRTQFGERGRSIVAESFTQEVLVAEFENAIQQA is encoded by the coding sequence GTGGGTGGTGCCGAGGTCGGGATGTGTCGGCTGCTTAATGGTCTTGAGGCAGACAAATACAATGTGACGGTAATAGCGCTTAATGGGCATAGCGAGGATTTGACCGATCGTATTCCTTCATGGGTGACGGTTTATGATCTACAAATCACTGACAATCCAAGTATATCTGCCATTCGAAAACTGTGGTCAACTGCACGGAGCGCAGATGTGATTGTTGGTTCTCTTTACCACTCTGTGATGATTGCTCGCCTTTCTGGACTGTTAAATCAAAAGTCCACCATCGCCACTTGGCAACATATTGAGGAGTTTAAGACAGATAACAGGCGGAAAATTATTGGCCTGACAAACAGATTGAGTGATACAGTAATCGCCGATTCGGAACCTGTTGCAGAGATGTACCGAAGCGAGTTCGAAGTGGATGAGGAGTTTGTAAAAACAGTACCGATTGCTGGAGTACGACTCGACAACTACACCCCGCGACAGCACCAAAGCAGGGAGACAGTGGTTGTTGGCAGTGTTGGACGACTAGTTCCTCAGAAGAATTACGAGGCTCTAGTCAAAATAGCCGAAGAGTTATCCACGGAGGATATTGTGTTCCGGATAGCGGGCGACGGTCCAAAACGAACTGAGTTCGAGACGATGATCGAGGACAGAAACCTCGAAAATATTGAGTTTGTCGGTGAAGTCACAGACGTACCAGAATTCCTCTCTGAAGTTGACATCTACGTCCAGCCATCTCGGTGGGAGGGGCTCTGCATGACTGTGATCGAAGCAATGGCTGCTGGGCTACCAGTAGTGGGGAGTACTGTCGGTGGAATAGAACGAAACGTCGAAGAGGGTGCATCTGGATTTTTGTATGAACCACACGACACAACAGGGTTTAGATCCGGGATCGAAACGCTTGCAGCTGATCCAGATCTCAGAACACAGTTTGGGGAGCGTGGGCGATCGATCGTCGCAGAATCGTTCACACAGGAAGTGCTTGTAGCTGAATTTGAAAACGCTATTCAACAGGCATAG